The following are from one region of the Amycolatopsis sp. QT-25 genome:
- a CDS encoding decaprenylphospho-beta-D-erythro-pentofuranosid-2-ulose 2-reductase, producing MIDAVGNPQSLLLLGGTSDIALAIAERYLAEKPLRVVLAGRPSPRLDAAAQRLKDKGAEVGTVDFDAKAMDTHPAVLDKAFEGGDIDVTVVAFGLLGDQEELWQDHAKAVEAATVNYTAAVSVGVALSNKLKKQGHGKVIALSSVAGERVRRSNFVYGSTKAGFDGFYLGLGEALAEFGVQVTVVRPGHVKTKMTEGLQDAPLAQTAEQVAEIAVGASRAGKELVWAPAPFRLVMSALRHVPRPIFRKLPI from the coding sequence GTGATCGACGCTGTGGGCAACCCCCAGTCCCTGCTGCTGCTCGGCGGCACCTCCGACATCGCGCTCGCGATCGCGGAGAGGTACCTGGCCGAGAAGCCCCTCCGGGTCGTGCTGGCCGGGCGCCCGTCGCCGCGGCTCGACGCCGCCGCGCAGCGCCTGAAGGACAAGGGTGCCGAAGTAGGCACTGTGGACTTCGACGCCAAGGCCATGGACACCCACCCCGCCGTGCTGGACAAGGCCTTCGAGGGTGGCGACATCGACGTCACCGTCGTGGCCTTCGGCCTGCTCGGCGACCAGGAAGAGCTGTGGCAGGACCACGCGAAGGCCGTCGAGGCGGCGACCGTGAACTACACGGCCGCGGTTTCGGTGGGTGTCGCGCTGTCGAACAAGCTCAAGAAGCAGGGCCACGGCAAGGTCATCGCCCTGTCCTCGGTCGCCGGTGAGCGGGTCCGCCGGTCGAACTTCGTCTACGGCTCCACGAAGGCCGGTTTCGACGGTTTCTACCTGGGACTCGGCGAGGCGCTGGCGGAGTTCGGCGTGCAGGTCACCGTCGTCCGCCCCGGGCACGTCAAGACCAAGATGACCGAGGGCCTCCAGGACGCCCCGCTGGCGCAGACCGCCGAGCAGGTCGCCGAGATCGCCGTCGGCGCCTCGCGCGCGGGCAAGGAACTGGTGTGGGCTCCCGCGCCGTTCCGGCTGGTCATGTCGGCCCTGCGGCACGTGCCCCGGCCGATCTTCCGGAAACTGCCGATCTAG